Part of the Diabrotica virgifera virgifera chromosome 6, PGI_DIABVI_V3a genome, ttttttacttctttttgttGCTGTTAGAATATGTTCTTCTGACATGTATGCTGAAAATCGTTCGGTTGCCCAATTaatgtttgaaaaatatatagATGATTTTAAGATTATTTATGGCGTACAATTTATTACAAGCAACATTCATAACTTAGAACATGTGGTTGATGATGTTAATAGATTTGGACAACTTTTTACAATATCTACGTACCCATTTGAGAATACATTATttcaactaaaaaaattattgcgCCAAGGAAATAACAGTTTGCAGCAAATTGTTAATAGAATTGGCGAAAGAAATTTAATATTGAGCAATGATACAAAAAAGACAAGTTTACAGCCAGAAATTAAGAAAAGGGGGAATGTTATCAAGTGCTACATTTATtctcataatttttgtttaagtaatgttttcaaaaattcatggtttttaacaaatgacaatgacattgtTCAAATGAATTCTGCATCAGAAAAAGGTGGTAAAATATTCATACATGGAAAATCTgttaagaaaaaagaagatttctTTAGTTATCCCATTCGATCATCAAATTTACACATATATATTTGCAACAttacaaatttaaataatatgaaacTTTATTTGCTAGAGAATGTTGTTTGTAAAATGGTTGTTATAAAATACAATGaaagtaaaattgtttttattcctcttctacacactattaaaaataaacaaaacttgaatgtaaattaaaaagtttttttaataaaaatgttcttTTAGTCCGTGTCTGTATCATTATTATCTTCCTCTTCAACCTCGTCATGTTCTATTATAGCATCTTCACCGTCAGCTTCATATTTTTCCATACCATATTCATCGTTATCTTCATCATATTCTTTTTCTTCATTAAATGATTGctcattttcataaaaaatttcattttcgcctgaaataataatttttatgttatacatttttttaatataggtaCCTTTACCTTGTCTTTGAGCAACACCTTTTCTGTTTCCACTTAAACGTTGTTTTTTAACCATTGATTTTTTTCTTCTATGTATTGAAGATTGGCGGATGCCTCCAGTTAAACTACGCTTCTTTGCATTTCTTGTAATTCcaattataaattttttcaaCAAAGCCTTCGAAAAATCTTTATTGGAACTTTGGACTATTGTAAAAAACACttctaaaatatttttgcaatttttaatacAACATTTTTCAGTGTTGCTTCTACTTCCTCCCGTCCACGAACACTGCACcataaattttttctcaaaaaaataatcTACAATACTATAGCAGGTATCCAAACCATTACTAGTATCAGGAATATtaccaataatttttttaaaataatttctctAGAAAACAGTATCAACATtaaatttaaaagattaaatgAAAACTGAAATAATATAACTTACTACTTTCTTTTCATAATTTGGATCTTTGAGATTTTCCTCTAATTGACTTAACTCCTGTGAGGTTGAAACGGCATGAAATTCAAATTGAATATTGTCATCATCCTGATGATTGTTTTTAAAATTCTGCATTGCTGACAATAATTTGGCATCAAAATCTGATTTAATTGCCGCAACTGCCTTCACCAACATATCTTTTACGCTCTCTGTTATATCATTTTTAAACTGATTAAATTTTTGCTCAATGTCATTCAACTTGTTAATAATGTCGTTTTTACTTTCTTCTCCAATCAAAGGCTTATAATTAAGGGtgcaaaaaaaaagtaattaaagtaataattttaaatgtttccAATAAAAACTTACCTGTTCGATGACATTTAAAAACTGCGCATTTGCAATTGCTTCAGGAGAAATAATTGCCTCATCCGAAAAATTGGTttccaaaattatattttcgCTTTCAACAACAGGCTTAGGAGTTTCTTCCGGTATGATTGGTTGAAACGAACAAAATTTTGACGATGATGATGCAAACAGAGTTTCAAAATTTTGTTGACTAGTGACCTTTTTTGTGTTTcttactttatttttttctttcatttctccTAAAACCTCGGAATCAGTTGAAGACGTTGCCGAACCTCCCGACATTTCTAAAAGTTCAGTTTCAGCTGCAATgcgatttttataataatttctttTGATGCGACATATTATTTTATTCCACGTAATGTCTGGAGTAGAATTGACATCCTTTATCAGATTTTTCACGTTTTTTGGTGgccaaaataaaattttgttttttatccaCTTGTGTGGAACAACAGTTAAGACCGACCTTCCAGCTTCTATCGTCTCAACGATTTTAAAATGGGGTTCTgtaataaattaaactaattaaaatttcaaatattaaCTACAATATTACATAGGTACATAAGTAGAAAAAAAGAAGTTTTAAATTTCATCCAATGCATAGGCAACTCATATTACGttcttataataataaaagtatacTTTTTATTTACCCATTATTTTAATTAGAAGATTTGTAACTTATTAGTAGTTTGTTAATATCAGTCtccttatataaataaatatatcccaggtttattctaattatttaagaccaaaatatttcataatttaataagtttaatactaaatgtaaaaaaataattaacctaactttttttaaatgtataatattgATAATTATTAATATCCATTTTTACAAACACTTTGTATActtaaagaataaataataaacaacgtACTTACCTGGATTACACCTATTCATTTTGACTTAAAACTTACGCAAAAATCACTATAAAAAtaggaaaaacaaataaattttgatCTCCGTTTACAGACAAGACAGTATTTTCGCGGTAAATCCCAGGAGTGTTTTGTTCTGCTAATAATCAATCTCAATTCAGCTAAAATTTAGTGAATGTGGCGTTTGTTTACTTTTGCAGAAAGTATTCAGAAGTTATTCAACTAAAATTCCGATAATtattttcagcttttgttcgacAAATAAACAGCGCTTCTTCAAATTTATTTCAGCTGTTGTTCAGCTTCCAAAGCATTTCATTTATacaataaaatacacatttttggtAAGTGCCAGATTAGCTCAGTGGGATAGGCAGTGATATATGGATCGAGAGGTAGCAGGTTCAAATCGCACAGAAGacactataaaataaaaaaagtaagtattacgattttaaataaaataataaaataagtgtGAAATTGAAGTTAAAAGAAagctaatgtcgataataaatcgtaataaatatataaaaaaaaaacatttttgttttatttataaaaagcTGAAGAAGAGTTGAAAAATAGACTGTATAATATCTGCAAAAGCTACTTTTCAGCAAGGAAACAAATTATATAACACGTGAAAATTGGTCAAAAGCAGCTGAACAAAGGCTGAAAGTAAAGCTGTTTAGAAACTGAATAAGTATTTCTTCATTTTGCAGAAGTGGTACAGTAGCAATATGAATAGCCATATAAAAGTTGAAGAAGCGCTAATAAATGCTACTTTATTCAGCTTTAAGCTGATTATCTTCTCCTTTGTCGCCTGTTTAGAATCTGAACAGATGcataaacaaactaatcgactacCTTTGTTCAACATGCAAGCTTCTAAAATTAGCTGATGAAACGTTAAATCAACTTAAAATGTTTGTTGGGAAGTATCGtttaattttaacgtttatttacaCGTTTATTTACATTCTAACGTTTATTTACAAACACCCTgcattttgcagaatggtaaaaaacagtaaattgttattatgatttaacaatgtttacattaataatttaacttatatttgacagttgacagttatattgtacctacttgttagttttagttctaataaattttgttggcattgttggttagttacataaataaattaagtaaaaattaaaaaattacttgtGATTTAAGGAAGGTGGacaaaccatatgtataacatgggagtaaagtgccttttccccccttgaatgattactgccctccgctacgcgtcgggcagtaaacttcattctcaggaggaaaagtagcactttccttccttgttatacaaatagctatttcttcAATAGTAATTAAGTAGTTACACCATctacaactttttttttattcagCGCCATTTTTAAAAACTGACTGTCCCATTTGGACATAAGAGTAGTGAATCAGTAGATAGCAGTAAAACCCATCGCAGTAGATATATCCCCACCGCTAAAATTTGCTGCGATAACAGTGAACTGCTATGTGAAACTGCCGCATAACATACACAGCCACAtcacgcactatgctctgcttttcactatcacctatcactcaaactagttcaaaaggctttgtcctcttcaatcttctagtttgcccagtagtatcgaggagctggatttcctcaatattcttgtacttatttaagttgtttgtcgggattcctgctatcttcttgatgattatatccaggttccattcctaggtcttaatatttgtttataaagtaataccttattatgcatggacaatgttgactttcttccaattagccaatacactttttatatctttattttggttatatctggttttttgtagaccactttcagctgattctaaaaaaaaattaaaatgaacggtaatttttctattctttacaattaaaaatcaaaatatttacaggtaatacatgcataaatgattcgtttcataaagaaaattgaaaacggattttataatacttacataattgtttaagagatccagccagagccaaaactagcatactaaacagtacagttgagtacagcaaaaaaagccactaatttccatttttcacccccttatcgatgcatttttttccaatcaaaatttttactaaatttttaggttatcttatgatgaaaatgaaataattgatgacttgatgaccaatgaccacgcgacgctacatagatactcgcgcggcaaatttgaaaatgaacgcaaattgaatagtaaatggcctctctttagagtatggaaaattttacccctgcaggaggacattgtactcttttcatagaatatcttgtggtaactttccagccataatttaatcagatgttcacggaatagaactttgatagtagaattcctggaatgttttgttgttaggggaaacttttattttatttattcttgaatatttcctgttgttaaacattgtaaccaataatttacaaataagattttcattacattacatgaaatcaaaaacatgttttggatattaaactatataggtagtttataattgtaataatttaatatacaattttgaattaagatttaatcttttcgatttaaactacagtaaaacttgtgttaccggccccctgccaacaccggccacctgtactaacggccagtttaaaaattccccacactaattacagtaaaacctgtcagtaacggccgctaaaaatgaaaaagctattggccgatatagaaaggtgaccggtattgctagtttttgtagtctagatataattggtttggggaatttttaaactggccgttagtacaggtggccagtaTCACAGGCTGTACTGTATATCtaggctacaaaaactggcaataacgaccacttttctatatcggccaatagttctttcattttagtggccgttagtgacaggtttgactgtatttcattaacgtaaagttaacgcaagttaatattttattgaattattttgctatttgatcccgtaattggtataatgtgtccaatataagcgttcataaaacgtccgtatttcgtccagtatggacgtccaaaggacgttcaacgtcggacgtccaaaggacgtccatatttattccgtccgaaggacgtccaacgtcggacgtccaaaggacgtccatatttattccttccgaaggacgtccaacatgggacgtccaaaggacgtccgtttatagtccatggacgttaggaccaaaaatggacctattttggacgtccaaaggacgtcgtgtgctattatggacataacatatattatatacGTACGgaatttagttcggcaaagtgatgacgaaaaaatcaggagaagaacaaaggtgactgacgtcatcgaaaggatagccaggttgaagtggagatgggcaggacacatagccagaatgacagatgggcaaTGAACAAAGAGGTTATTAGagtggaggccaagagaagacaaaaaaagcgtcggtcgaccgcctacaagatggactgacgacttaagaaagctaaataaaaactggatgagagcgacgcaggatagatggggttggaaacgaggggaggaggcctatgttcagcagtggacttttgaggctggatgaagaagaatgacggtcgctaattaaatatttttctccatctaaaaagggcacaacgtccctaaagaagttttcacttcaaaaatttatttcgttgaagcaatgacggttgctaatttaatactttttccccatcgaaaaagtgcaaaacgtctctaaagaagttttcacttcaaaaatttatttttgtcgaaacaatgacggtcgctaattcaatactttttcctcatctaaaaagggcaaaacgtccctaaaaagttttcacttcaaaaattattccgtcgaagcaatgacggtcgctgattcaatactttttccctatctaaaaatggcaaaatgtccctaaagaaattttcacttcaaaacattatttcgtcgacgcaatgacggtcgctaattcaatacttgttccccatctaaaaagtgtccaacgtccctaaagaagttttcacttcaaaaatttatttcgccgaagcgatgacggtagctaattcaacacttttcccCTAAAAAGTGCttaacgtccctaaagaacttttcacttcaaaaatgtatttcgccgaagcgatgatggtcgccaATTCAacacttttccccatctaaaaaatGCACAATGTCCTTAACGAAGtgttcactttaaaaatttatttcgtcgaagcaatgacggtcgcgatgaccgtcgttaattcaatactttttccccatttaaaaagtgcacaacgtccctaaagaagtttttacttcaataatattactattattatgtgtacattataataatatacgtacaaaatttatttcgtcgaagcgatgacggtcgcgaaatcaaatcattttccccattccaaaatatattttacatttatttcaaatttaaatactcctacacaatttatatatacagcgtgtctacttgagttggaaacatatgggaaacttttttattattaattttacgaaaaaaagttattctttataaaaagttctgcatgccccaaaacctaagattcaatcatcagatatcaaattttctgaatattatacgaggtatgtcaaaaaatatgaatttcggtcaagggtaaagtacctttatttctctcaatatcgaaaattcttatgataaaaagttgtttggaattaaaaactaagatcaaatatgcaattacatgcttcttattgaaaaaaaaaatttttttttctcaaatttaaggatacccaacattgtttttaattattacaaatatgataactcgtttattattcattttacgaaaaaaagttattcttcgtaaaaagctttgcatggtctaaaatctaagacacaaccatgatatatcaacttttattaattttatacgaggtgtgtcaaaaaatatgaaattcgctcaatattatagcacctttatatttcacagtatttcaattagaaggatgtaattgcatattgacacatagtttttagttctaaacaacttttttaataactgttttcaatattgtgaaaaataaaggtactttactcttgagtgatattcatattttttgacataactcgtataaaattaataaaatgtgatatctgttggttgcatcttcggccttatgacctacagagctttttataaagaatacctttttttcgtaaaagtaataataaaagagttatcgtatgtgtaatgaatcaaaacgaagttagtatcaataaatttgagaaaaatttggaaaatatttttttccaattagaagcatgtaattgcatatttgagcttagtttttatttccaaacaacttttcagaataagcattttcgatattgagagaaataaaggtactttactctcttgaacgaagttcatattttttgacatacctcgtataatattcagaaaatttgatatctgatgattgaatcttaggttttggggcatgcagaactttttataaagaataacgttttttcgtaaaattaataataaaaaagtttcccatatgtttccaactcaagtagacacgctgtacatacacataataaatatacgtaaaaaatttatttcgccgaagagatgacggtcgcgaaataaatcctttttccccatctaaaaataggttttacatttattttaaatttaaatacctctacacagtttatatatacatacatacacataatacactcctggccaaaaaaattgggacaccttaaaaatgggtcatttttgatgtcttgaatctcctaaacctgttgtccgattttagtgatttttttagtatgttatagccttattctttaagaatctcgatgtagtaatattgttgctaaacatgtaaatgtcattatataccgggtgtaacaataatactgtgttttttcctcaaagttcggaacaccctgtggaatattctagcatttaaaaaatattgaaattaaaactcaattgtagcattagcctttcttaacattctgctttatgactcattcacttatattggataatgaaaaagttaggtactttgacaactagccatgttcttcatcaatacagggtgtttctaaataagcgcgacaaactttaaggggtaattcggcatgaaaaaataatgaccgtttgatttataaacatttatctgcaaatgcttcgtttcctaaaTACGGGATGGTGAATTATTTCTTAcagactgacgatttatttattgctctaaaaccggttgagatatgctaatgaaatttggtgggttttaagaggtagttattacgcattttttgacgtacaattatttattttatattcaccattggcatgcatacAGGTCATATAACCCGGCCATGTaccctgtatgcacgccaatggtgaatataaaatttttagttgtatgtcaaaaaaatgtaaaataaatacctCGTAAAACCTACcacatttcatttgcatacctcaactggttttagagt contains:
- the LOC126887017 gene encoding uncharacterized protein LOC126887017 isoform X2, which codes for MLVKAVAAIKSDFDAKLLSAMQNFKNNHQDDDNIQFEFHAVSTSQELSQLEENLKDPNYEKKVRNYFKKIIGNIPDTSNGLDTCYSIVDYFFEKKFMVQCSWTGGSRSNTEKCCIKNCKNILEVFFTIVQSSNKDFSKALLKKFIIGITRNAKKRSLTGGIRQSSIHRRKKSMVKKQRLSGNRKGVAQRQGENEIFYENEQSFNEEKEYDEDNDEYGMEKYEADGEDAIIEHDEVEEEDNNDTDTD
- the LOC126887017 gene encoding uncharacterized protein LOC126887017 isoform X1, translated to MLVKAVAAIKSDFDAKLLSAMQNFKNNHQDDDNIQFEFHAVSTSQELSQLEENLKDPNYEKKVRNYFKKIIGNIPDTSNGLDTCYSIVDYFFEKKFMVQCSWTGGSRSNTEKCCIKNCKNILEVFFTIVQSSNKDFSKALLKKFIIGITRNAKKRSLTGGIRQSSIHRRKKSMVKKQRLSGNRKGVAQRQGKGTYIKKMYNIKIIISGENEIFYENEQSFNEEKEYDEDNDEYGMEKYEADGEDAIIEHDEVEEEDNNDTDTD